The DNA segment aactagtatacatagaatggataaaaaacaggtcctactatataacacagggaactatgttcaatatcctgtgataaaccataatggaaaagaatatgaaaatgtgtgtgtgtgtgtgtgtgtgtgtgtgtgtatgctgaatcactttgctatacagcagaaattaacacaacattgtaaatcaactatacttcaattaaaaaaagaatatcatagcagaaatggaaaatttatttaataaagttaggggtcagcaaactacagccttcatgccaaatccagcctgtcacctgctttaaaaaaaaaaaaaaatttttttttatttatttatttttggctgtgtcaggtcttagttgcagcccgCGGGATGTTTTGTTGCAGCGTATGGGCTCTTTGCTTCATTGCAGCCTGTgcacttctctctagttgtggtgcacgggctccagagcacgcaagctcagtagttgcggcccgtgggcttagctgcccctcagcatatgggatcttagttccccgaccaaggatcgaacccatgtcccctgcattggaaggcagattcttaaccactggaccaccaggaaagtctccTGTcacctgttttttaaataaagttttatttgaacacaGCTACACCATTTGTTTATGTActgcctatggctgctttcacattgGTGGAGTCAAGTAGTTGTTACAGAGACCCTAAGGCCCATAAAGCCTCAAATATTTACCATTGAGCCCTTTATAGGAAAAGTTTCCTGACCCCCGGAGTTAAAGGATAAAGTTGAGGAAATTTTCCAAAAAGTAAAGCAGAAAGGTAATGATACGTATCTGTTTGGATCCTCCAGTAAACAGATGGTGAGCTGAGTTAGCAGTGTAAGAAGTCCTGGGGGGCTAATGCCTgtgaaaaataaaggaggaggaATCAGGATTGGGCAGGAAGAGTCTTCAGACTGTGACGTAGATCTgacatctgtgaaatgaaggaggaaaggaaataaatctgGGAAGAGAGAGCCTGACTTTGGTGTAGATCAAAGTCTTGACCAACCCAGTGGGGGCTGCAGAGCAAAGACTGTCCATTGGAGGAGCCCCACACTGGGCAGAAAGGGCCAGGTCCTGGTGTCCCCGCTGTGCTCAGTCATTGGCTGGGCTGCCCAAGAAGACCTTGGTCTTGACTCAAAGGCTGTGGTAGGTCTCAAAGGCACTGTAGTTGGAGGCTGTCAACCAACTGCACTCTTCACAGCTGAGTAACAAGTTCTTTCTTGAAGGGAGAACCCAGTGGGGCACCTGCATGGCTGCCACACatggaaaataggaaagaaagagtAAGAAAGAGGACTAGTGCAAGAATCTGACACCTTAACAaaggagttccagaaagagaagagaggaaacagagaagaggaaataagtCGATGAAATATTTCTCAGAATGGAAGGACCTGAGTTTTCAGATCAGAAGGGCtcactgaggacttccctggtggtgcagtggttaagaatccgcctgccaatgcaggggacacgggttcgagccctggtctgggaagatcccacatgcggcagagcaaaaaaaacccatgtgtcacaactactgagcctgtactctagagcctgcgagccacaactactgaagcccatgcacctagagcctgtgctccgcaacaagagaagccaccacaatgagaaacccgcgcaccacgacgaagagtagcccccgcttgctgcaactagagaaagcccgcgtgcagcaacaaagacccaacgcagccaaaaataaataaataaataaacaaatttataaaaaaaaaagagggcccaCTGAGTGtccaaaaaatggataaagttcgACCCACACCACAGCCAGTCACTATTAAATTTCAGAACGCAGAGACAAGAAGAACATTCTACCATATTCTACTAAGGATCAAGAATCATAATGGCATCAGATTTCTCAACAGCAATCCTGGAAACCAGAAGACAAGGAAGGTATTTTCAAAAGCATAAAAGAATTATATCCGGTCTAGAATTTGATACTTAGCCAAACCATTAATAAAGTACAAAAAAGATCTTTTTAGATTTACTAAGGCTCAAAAATTTACCTCCCACGCACCCTTTCTTAAGAAAGCTACTGGAGGATGTGTTCCTAAAACAAGGAAGTAAACCAAGAAATAGTAAACCTGGGATGCAGGAAACAAGGGAGCCAACACAAGAGAGAGTTGAAGGGCATCTGCCAGATGTTGGTGAAGGGAGATCCCAGGGCAGCTTCTCTGAGGAGCAGGCCTGGAGGGCAGGCAGTTCACATTGGAAAAGTCAGAAGGTTCTAGAAAAGGTTTCTTCAAGGAGATGAAACTGATAGGATGCCCAGTATACTTAAACTTTTGAAAGATTTACACAACAAAGAGAGAGTGTGGGTTGAATTAGACATAAACAGATAGAAAAACAGGccctacccccccccaaaaaagctattaaatccaagaaaaacaacttttgtgcagaaaagggaaattaaaaattttaaacttctgctcTAACACACggttaagagaatgagaagataagccatagaatgggagaaaaacatttgcaaaagacatCTGATCTGATATAGAAATGTTTAACTGATAAAAGACTGttatccaaagtatacaaagaactggtgaaactcaacaataagaaaatgaacaacccaattaaagaatgggcaaaagatctgaacggCCACTTCACCAAAGATGATctgcagatggcaaataagcatatagaagatgctccacatcatatgtcatccgGAAACAGCAAACtaaaacaacagtgaggggcttccctggtggcgcagtggttgagagtccgcctgccgatgcaggggacacgggttcgtgccccggtcaaggaagatcccacatgccgcggagcggctgggcccgtgagccatggccgctgagcctgcgcgtccggagcctgtgctccgcgacgggagaggccacagcggtgagaggcccgcgtaccacaaaaacaaacaaacaaacaaaaaaaagaatccgcctgccagtctTCGGCTTGCGAGCGAAAGGCCGACATCATGGATCAGGTAATGCAGTTCGTTGAGCCAAGTCGGCAGTTTGTGAAGGCCTCGATTCGGCTGGTTAAAAGATgcaccaagggcttccctggtggtgcagtggttgagagtccgcctgccgatgcaggggacacgggttcgtgccccggtccgggaggatcccacatgccgcggagcggctaggcccgtgagccatgacctctgagcctgcgcgtccagagcctgtgctccgcaacgggagaggccacagcagtgagaggcccgcgtaccgcaaaaaagaaaagaaaaaaaaaaaaaaaaaaagatgcaccaAACCTGATAGAAAAGAATCCCAGAAGATCACCATGGCAACGGCAATAGGATTTGCTATAATGGGATTCATTGGCTTTTTTGTGAAATTGATCCATATTCCTATTAATAACATCATTGTTGGTGGCTGAGTACCTTTTTAGAAAAGTGTTTTTCCATCTTGGGGATTGGTGAACAAATGAGGATTTGAGACGCTCATGGAGTGAAAATTTCCCtatatgttttgtgtttttctttcattttttttcttccaagatgttttctatttgtaaattaaaataatttaaaaaaaaatccgcctgccaatgcagggacatgggttcgatccctgtgccgggaagatcccacatgccatgaagcaactaagcccgtgcgccacaactactgagcccgcgcgcctagagcccgtgctccacaacaagagaagccaccgcaatgagaagcccgcgcattgcaACGCAGAGTAGTccctgctggctgcaactagagaaagcccgcacacagcagcgaagacccaacacagccaaacataaataaataaaataaataaatttattaacaacaacaagaaaGGAAATGGATGGAGATGTGTGGTGGAGGAGACACCAGAGCCCGCAAGCTGGGGGGACAATcctggagaaaggaggagggggaagggaggggggggATGTCCTGAAGAATCCAGGGCCCAAGGGAGGGGTTGGCCTCAGAAGGAGAAGGGCCACCCCCCACTGAAGCCTTTGGAAGAAGTGAGGAGCTCGGAGCTCGGTGGGTTTGTGCTTTGATGGTGGGAGCCAATGCAACTGCATCTGGTCCATCTGTTTTCTCAATGAAGTGGCAGCCACGGTTTGAGGAGCGAGGAGAAGGTGGGAAGACCTTGCCATTCAGAGTGGGGTGCATGGACCAGCAGCAACAGCACCCCCTGGGGGCTGGTTAGatgtgcagaatctcaggcctcaccAAGATCCCTAGGAGATGCACAAGCaaattaaagtttgagaatcactgctcagAGAGAGTGGGGAAAAGCAACTGACAGGCATACTTGGGTTGTAGGGCGGCAGCAGCGAGTGCCCCTTTGAGACCATGCAGGGAAACTCCCAGCCAGGTGTGGGACCCTCTGACCAGTGCTAGCTCGTGCAGTTGCAGGCAGAGAGCACGTGATAGCTGGCATTTTTCCAGGCAGGTACTTCAACAGGAAAGTTGGGCCCAGCAGTGGGGAGTGGTTTCCAGGGAGCGGCCATGGTGAGGGTGTGCGGAGCCCAAACAGGGCACAGTGGACAGTCGTGGCAGAAGGAGACTGATGGGCAGTGAGAAAGTGATGGGGACAGTGGGCTGGTGGCCTCGATGAGATCAAAGAGCTGTTGTTTCTGGGTACCAGATGAAGACGATGGAAGGGGGAAACAGAGGGAGATGATCAAAACAGATCTCAGAGTGGTTGGGGTTGGGATAATTACAAGGCTTGGGTGTGAGCCTCAGAGGCTGAAGGGAGCAGAGAGGGTTAAGGTGACAGAAAAGGCCAGAGAACGGAGACGCGTGCTGCAGACTGCCTGACATCTCCTCTGTCCTCCCCTCTAATGATGGTGGTGTGGCCTGCGCATCAGGACTTTTGAAAGTTCCCCAGTAGATTATAATGTGCagcagagtttgagaaccacggGTGTGGTCAAGGAGACCCAGGCtctgacagaaagaaagagacacagaggagCAACCAGAAAGTTCCTTGGGGCTTGCGTTGCAAGTGGAGCCTGACCAGGGAAAGGGGCAGTTGGGTAGGGGCCGCATGTCCTGGGTTGTAGATGAGGAGATGGACATGTCGTGGTCTTCTCCTGGagaaccagatagtaaatatgtgTGTGCCGCGCGCATGcatgtgtgtgagacagagacCGAGAGATCGGACCGAGCAAGGCCAGCGCCCCGTTAGCCCGTCTTCTGTCCTGCACTGTTGCAGACTGGCCGCTAGAGGGAGCGCCGCGCCCGCACATTGCGGGACGGCCCAGCAGGTTCCAGTGGTGAGGCTTCGGCCTCTTTTTCGGGCAGTTTCTGTGTTCAAAGTTCAGATTCTGCAGCCACGTACCCCTGGGTTTCACTCCAGGTCCCACTACTTCCAGGCTCTGTGATCTTGGCCAGTTACGCGACCACTCTGTGACCCAGTTTCGTCCGCGGTACAGTGGGCACGGCGTTAGTTCTAAGCTGAGATGGTTCAAAGGATGAATGAGGTCACGCGGGTGAAGCGCTGAGCCACACTGGGGAATGGCTAACACGACCTGACAGTGGAGGAAGGTTTGCCCCCGCCTCTGtatctctctgcttctcctgcagcccctcagccctgcccagcccagatCCAGGGTGAGAAACGAAGtgggaggaagcagaggctgggttgggggtggCCTCTAGGCCAGGGACATGCCTGGGCTCCTCCCTTTCCTGCTCAGTCTTGCTGATTCTTTTGTTTTGCAGCAAACCTCACCCTGTGGCTCCTTCCTGGCCACGGTCTCTCCTTCTTACCCCAGACCTTCCCCTGCTCCTCCAAGTGCCCAGGGAACCAGCAGCTGCCCTTGCCTGGCAACCACATCATCCCTGGATACGGGATGCCTGGTGCCCAAGGGCTCAGCATGGGTGCTCCATCCCAGCCATTCTCCTCACTGCCCCCGCTCCTTACTGGCTCCTGCCCAAACCAACCAAGGGCTGACCTATGAGGCCACACCCCAGGGGATGTCTGCATTTCCAGGTTTGCCAAGACCCCCGGTGTGGAGGTTGCAGTGGGTAAAAGGCCCACAGGAGCAGTCCCTCTGTCCTATCCTTGGTCCCACAGAGGGGTATAGCCTGcctgacatttttaaaatgatttgccaatattttaaaaatcagggcaTTACACCTTAGGATGCAGATTTCCAACTTCTCCTGAATAATTGGAAGCTCTGCAAACCTGAGTTCACGTTCCCACATGACAGCAGTGGGGccacaggggaggggaggccgcCACTCAGGTGGGCCAGGGCTCTCCGGCTCACCACGGTCCCCACCTAGGCCGTGCACCCCATTCACAGTCCCTCCCTGGCTCCCGTGAGCATCTCAGTCTGCGACCCCAAGAAGGGGGAACTGTGCCTAAGAGGGTTCATGTAACGTGTCATTGTTGTAGCCACTGGCCCAAGGCAGGCAGAAATGCAGAGGTAGAGGGGGTGGGGGCCCCGGAAATGAGAGCAGACCCTCAGGGGCAAGGAATCTTGGGGGGCAGAGAGCTGCTTAGTGTCCTCAGCTGTTCGTGGAATTTCATGGTCCAGGGGCCAAGGgcactctacacacacacacacacacacacacacacacacacagcccatcCCATTGGCCAATCGGCCAGCAGATCctgccacttctcaccacctctgtTCCTACTGCCTGGTCTGTTGCTATCTTCTCTTGCCTGGCTGGGTACAGGAGCCTCCTCACTTCCATTCCCACACAGTCTGTCTTCCCCACAGCAGCCAAAGGGAGCCTGTTAAAACCTACAAcccacctcctgcctcctctgctcaaaaccctccaaggACTTCCACCCCGCTCAGAGTCAAAGGCAAAGGCTTACAGTTGTCCTGAACAAACTTTCCCCGTCACCTCTCGTCTCCTCCCTTGCTCCATCAGCCTCCTCGTTGTTCCTGAGCATCCCAAGCACACActctggcctcagggcctttgcactggctgtttcctctgcccagcCCACTGTACCTGCCCGCCTTCCTCCACATCTGcatggctccctccctccttcacctccttcaagtTTCTGCTCAAATGTAACCGTCTCTGTGAGGACCTTCCTGTatgccctgtcccctccctgcttTACTTCTTCCCTCCCACTAATCCCTTGAAGCATAATCGTTTACTCGTGTACCCTGTTTTTTGTCTTCTCCCCTCACTACAGTGGACAACGGCAGGGATTTTTCTAGGTTTTGTTCATTGCAAATGGTGCTTGGCATGAAGGAGGCATGCAataatattgggctggccaaaaatgTCGTTCGGGTTTTCATAACATCTTAGGGaagaacccaaacaaactttttggccaacccaatattttgcaagtgaatgaatgcatgaacaaaTATGTGAAGTGAGGGCAGTAACGGTACCAAGTAAGCAGAGTGTCTGTGAGGACTCAGTCAGTGTGCAGCATTCAGGGCCCCACACTTGGGCTGTAGTGCTCTGTGGTTGGCATCTtgcactttttttcattttttggctgcgctgcgtggcttgtgggatcttagttcctcaaccagggatcaaaccctcgccctcagcagtgaaaacacagcgtcctaaccactggactgccagggacttCCCAGCATCTTGCAATTCTTAATCATTTCATCTTTGAAGTGTAATGAAGTCTGATTAACAACGGCGCATGCACTGTGAatcccacctcccttcccacATCCCCTGGGTATGTCTTGGCCACCCACTCCTTGCCCCCAGCCAGTCAAGGCTGCTATCCTTCGTCTGGCAGCGGCCTGGGTGCAGGAGGGTTCCGTGTCAGGTGTGCATCAAGGTGGCCCCAGGCACCCATGAGGGCCTGCACTGGCCCCAGGAGTATCCCTGTGCCCAAGGCAGCATGACATTAATGGCAGGCGGAGAGAGAGGCTTGGGTAGGAAGGAAGAGCTTCTCTTCTGCTTTCTGAACAAGAAGCCCCACATTCTGTAGCTGGCCCTGGTGTCAAGGACACACACCTCACACGTGGTACCTGCTCCAGCCACGGGTGCTGTTGTTGTTACTCAAGACCCCATGATTAGAGGGAAACAGAGCCCAGCAGGGGAAAGCCCCCAGGCTCCTGGGCCAGCTGCTGGCCTCCCAGGGGACCGGCTTGGAAGAGAACATTCCCCTGCCACCCACCACCTGCCTCGCATCCACTCTGTGAGCGGTGGGCTGAGGATGCGCCAGGGcacacccctccctcctggccGCCGTTGCCACATCTGTGAGCTGGGACTGAGAGCACTGCAGGTTTCCCTCTGGCAACGACAGCGAGTGCTTTGCCAGCTTAAACCTGGGGGAACGTGAGGGTGGTGGTCACGGTTCCCAGGGATTGTCGTGGCTGCTTTGCAGGGTCCCTGGGTCAGGGCTCATTTCCTGCCTCCATCCCCCAAAAGTTCAAAGGGTGATATAGCTTTAAGCCCTGAGTGGTGGGTGACAGGCAGTCAGGTCTCCATGGTGACCTCAACCCAAGCATCCCAGAGCATATGTGGCCTTGGTGAGGGCACTGCACCCTGATGGTAACTTCAGGCCAGACCCTGGGGGTGGCTGCTGACCCCGATGGTCTCAATAGTGGCCTCAGAGCCCCACGGTGGCTGCAGACCTGGTGACGGTGGGGAGGTGCCAGGCACTTTATCCCCCCTCCCTCCGTCCTGCCTAAGCCTCCATCTCTCCTCCGCAGCCACTAGGATTTGAGCCATTCTCCAGGATCCACTTAATTAGCTGAGCTCACTAACTCCCACAGGCTTCTCCTCGCCACCTAATTAACTAACTTAATTAGGGCTTGCAGGCCCGGTTCCACCTGGCCCCCTCCGACTGCACCCTGCCCACGTCCTCCAGGCCCCTGGCTCAGCCAGGCCTCCACCGGGCTGCTGCGAACGGATGGGGGTGGCGCTCGGTCCCTCCAGCGCCCAGGCCTCCACCCTGTGTCCCTCCCTCCAGTCCGGGGTCCCAGCGCAGAGCCCCTCCCGGGCAGAAGCTCATGGGCAAAGGAGTGGAAACCAAGAGAGGGAGGTGGGTAGGGAGAGGGATGGAACTGAGACAGCGGGAGCAGGTGAGAGGAGGCGAGGTTGTTGGGCTGGTTGTGGCACCGGAGTAGTTCGGGGCCTGGTCTCCGGAGCCTGCCTGGGTTCAGGCCCAGCCAGTGTGTCCACCTCGGCAGCTTCTCACCTCCGTGTCTCAGGTACAAAATGAGAGCACGCCCACACCGTAACGTTGTTGTGAAATTTAAACGAGTTCACCTGTGTCAAATGCTTAAAATGTAACACCAATCTGTGTTCGTCAAATAAGCGGGTGGTGTGGGCAAAGGCTCCCTgcggaggaggggctggaggaggggaggggagggtgctgCCCGTAGGTGTCGGGGagacaacccccacccccacccaggccaGCAGTAGAGTGGGCCTGGGAACTGCAACCAGAGGCTGCCAACTGGGAGGGACCCTTGACCTGggagaggttaaagggacaggtAGCAAGAAGGGCACAGGACAGAGCGTCCTGTTCCTACTCCAGCAGGTGGGAGAGGCTGGCCTTGCTCGTGCAGGACCCCCATGCTCTGTGCCCTAGTTTCCCCATCTGGGGGAAGGTCTAGCCTTGTGGAAGCACCTGGCACATCCTAGTTGCCTCATAAATGTCTAGAGCCTCATACCTGAGAAGCGAGGTGACCTGAAAAGGTGTTCAACGGccttcacccccccccccccgggaccAAAGTAAAGAAAGTGGGCTGCACTAGCAGCAGGCGGGATGCATGTTAGACAGGAGGTGGGGCCTCCAGGTTGAGGAGTACAAGATCCCAAATGCGGGAAGGAGAAAAGTTGTGTCTGAGCTGCTGAGCGGGCTCCGGGGGAGAGATGGCCGATCAGCAGGGAGCAGGAAGGAGTGAGATGGGGCCTGGGACTACTTAGCTCACAATTTGACGTTGACTGGTGTGAGTGGTATGGggtctcccccactagactggAGGCTCCTGAAGGCTAGGATTGTCAGTTTAGCCCACCCTTTTATCCTGGTGCCCTTACACAGCAGGTGCCAGTGAATAAATGTGAATGTGTGAATGCACGCCTGCGTGCCTTGGCCAGGAACACAGAGGTTCCTGATGCTTAGAGGGAAAGGGGCCCCACGTGGCAGCCCAGGCATCCACCCTGCCTGCTCAGCTATGATCCCCCCAGCTCTTCACGTGGCCCCAAGAACAACCAGCCTAAGGCGGCAGGAGCTGGGCTCCAAGGATTCCAAACTCCTGCCCCTGGACACAGAGCTCCCTCTGAGAATCTCTTCAGACAACCTGGGATGCGGAGGAAATAGTGATTATGGGGGACAGAGGGGAGAACCTTTCATTTACTCCTGCATTCTTAAACACTTTAGAAACCCCCATTTACACATAGTGCAAAGAGCTTGGGGTTGTAAGTGACAGAGACCCAATTCAAACTGACGTAAGCACAAAAGGGATTTTTGGGTTACACGACTGAAAAGTCCAGGGTCTTCAGGTATGGCTAGATCCAGGGGCTCAAATGATGACACTGGGATTCTGATACTCTCCATCTCTTGGCTCTGCTCTCTGCTAGGTCAGCTTCTTCCTCTGGGAGGTTCTCCCTCGTGGGAGCAATTCCAGGCTTATATCCCACCCTCTTCCGGGGCAATGGAAAGAGAGTTCTATTGTATCAGCCTGGCATGGGGCACAGACATGTCTCAGAAACAATCAGTGTGGCCAGGGGACTGGtatatgctgattggcgggagcTGGGTCACAAGCCCACCCCTAGAGCTGAACAGGTGAGCCCCACTTTCAGAAGCCCTAATGAGTAGGGAAGGGTATGTCAAGGAATGTGAGTGCCCAAAGGAAAACTGGGGTTCTGTTGCTAAAAATGGGGGACAGATGATGCTGTGTAACAGAATTCCACTCTACTTGGAATAGATGGGCATCAAGCCACCCCCAGGGCCCTGTTCGAAGGGCTGGTTATTTGTGGCAGACACTGTCCGTTTCCCGCCCGGATCTCCCTGGGCCCCTTCCCAACTTCTATTTGCCAGTATCCTGGCCCCTCTTCCTGAGGGCCTTCCCTGTTCCAGCCTGCTCTGCCCACATCCACAGGGGCCTGCGCCCCTGCCCAGCAGCTCTCACCAGTGACCGACAGGAGCTGGGATATCATACCTGTTCAGTGTATGGCCGTGCACGTTCTACACCGTCTCTGAGAGTGCCCCAGTGTGTTCACCTCCAGTTGCCTG comes from the Delphinus delphis chromosome 15, mDelDel1.2, whole genome shotgun sequence genome and includes:
- the LOC132438816 gene encoding protein transport protein Sec61 subunit gamma-like, translated to MDQVMQFVEPSRQFVKASIRLVKRCTKPDRKESQKITMATAIGFAIMGFIGFFVKLIHIPINNIIVGG